In Hydractinia symbiolongicarpus strain clone_291-10 chromosome 13, HSymV2.1, whole genome shotgun sequence, a single genomic region encodes these proteins:
- the LOC130623383 gene encoding thioredoxin-like — translation MADLYVKTKKQFDDVVKDNVLVAVDFTASWCPPCRMIGPKFEAMQADFPSIKFIKIDVDDNSETAEAFKISAMPTFKFIKNGKEVDELVGASEEKLKQKLQALAA, via the exons ATGGCTGATTTATATGTTAAAACTAAGAAGCAGTTTGATGACGTGGTGAAGGACAACGTATTGGTTGCTGTCGATTTTACAGCATCTTGGTGTCCCCCATGCAGAATGATAGGTCCAAAATTTGAG GCAATGCAAGCTGACTTCCCTTCTATCAAGTTTATTAAAATTGATGTGGATGATAATAGCGAAACTGCTGAAGCCTTCAAAATAAGTGCAATGCCAACATTTAAATTTATCAAGAATGGAAAAGAAGTTGATGAGTTGGTTGGTGCCAgtgaagaaaaattaaaacaaaagctTCAAGCCCTTGCTGCATAg